A DNA window from Sporosarcina sp. ANT_H38 contains the following coding sequences:
- a CDS encoding chemotaxis protein CheW, with product MTDILNQKEMKVIVFQLLDMEYAISVDIVQSIEKVLSVTRVPKTPAYVKGVINLRGLVTPIVDLRERFGLATKEMDDSSRIIIVTLDEYDVGLIVDAANDVLDIPVDAIEPQPEVVGTIESDFISGVAKVEKHLLVMLNLDKVLEPVKRATLDEF from the coding sequence ATGACTGACATACTCAATCAAAAAGAAATGAAAGTTATCGTTTTCCAATTGCTGGATATGGAATATGCCATCAGTGTCGATATCGTTCAGTCAATCGAGAAAGTACTTTCGGTTACCCGGGTTCCCAAAACGCCAGCTTATGTTAAAGGGGTCATTAACCTTAGAGGACTCGTTACACCAATTGTCGACTTACGTGAGCGGTTCGGTCTCGCTACCAAAGAGATGGACGACAGTTCGAGAATAATCATTGTCACGTTGGATGAATATGATGTAGGACTGATTGTCGATGCTGCAAACGATGTACTCGACATTCCAGTGGATGCAATCGAACCACAACCAGAAGTCGTCGGTACTATCGAATCAGACTTCATATCTGGTGTTGCTAAAGTTGAAAAACACCTTCTCGTTATGCTGAATCTGGATAAAGTTCTTGAACCAGTAAAGAGGGCGACTTTAGATGAATTCTGA
- a CDS encoding chemotaxis protein CheC, producing the protein MNSENPISDMHLDVLKEVGNIGAAHAATSLSQLLDRKIDMYVPDVKLVSFDEMFDLAGGAETIVAGIFLRIEGDLSGSMFFVLPLKSANHFIRKLISDKTFDFASPNLPEIGISAMQELGNILSGSYLSALSDFTGLKIYPTVPSLSVDMVGAIVSFGLIEVSHHSDEVIVINTQIREEGEDEASGIEGHFFLLPDPSSYVTIFRSLGVM; encoded by the coding sequence ATGAATTCTGAAAATCCGATTAGTGATATGCATCTTGATGTATTGAAAGAAGTGGGGAATATAGGAGCTGCACACGCAGCAACTTCGTTGTCACAACTGCTTGATCGTAAAATTGATATGTATGTTCCGGATGTCAAACTAGTGTCCTTTGATGAGATGTTTGATCTTGCTGGTGGCGCTGAAACAATAGTTGCTGGAATCTTCCTCCGTATTGAGGGGGATTTGTCCGGCAGTATGTTTTTTGTCCTTCCTTTGAAATCCGCAAATCACTTCATTAGAAAATTAATTTCGGACAAGACGTTTGATTTCGCTTCTCCTAACCTTCCTGAAATAGGCATATCTGCGATGCAAGAACTTGGCAATATTCTCTCGGGCTCATATTTATCCGCACTATCCGATTTCACGGGCTTGAAAATTTATCCTACAGTACCTTCGTTAAGTGTAGACATGGTTGGCGCAATCGTTAGTTTCGGACTAATTGAAGTCTCTCATCATAGCGACGAAGTAATCGTTATCAACACGCAGATACGCGAAGAAGGTGAGGATGAGGCTTCAGGCATAGAGGGCCATTTCTTCTTGCTTCCGGATCCTTCATCATACGTTACTATTTTCCGTTCACTAGGTGTGATGTAA
- a CDS encoding FliA/WhiG family RNA polymerase sigma factor, whose protein sequence is MSKQDLMEEDVCWDLWIRNRDPEAGDVLVLKYTPLVSYHVQRISSGLPRNVSRDDIMSLGLQGLFDALTKFDPSRDLKFDTYASFRIRGTIIDGLRKEDWLPRSSREKSKKQEEEIMKLEQKLQRHATPEEIAEYMGISVDQVYQTVHEHYFSNVLSIDEKVNEDDDEGQKSFTIKDEGSKTPEQKTMMTELIGDLVTKIKELNKNEQLVLDFFYTEEMTLTEIGEILGLSTSRISQIHSKALFKLRKLLSSEIVDGGIL, encoded by the coding sequence ATGTCGAAACAGGATTTAATGGAGGAAGATGTATGTTGGGACCTGTGGATTCGTAATCGTGATCCCGAAGCAGGAGACGTTCTCGTCCTCAAATACACACCACTTGTCAGCTATCATGTACAGCGGATTAGCTCTGGACTACCTCGCAATGTTTCCCGAGACGACATTATGAGTCTTGGACTTCAAGGTCTTTTTGACGCATTGACGAAGTTTGATCCTAGCAGAGACTTAAAATTTGATACGTATGCATCTTTTCGTATCCGAGGCACAATCATTGATGGTTTGCGGAAGGAAGATTGGCTGCCGCGTTCTTCTAGGGAAAAATCAAAAAAACAAGAAGAAGAAATTATGAAACTTGAGCAAAAGCTACAGCGTCATGCGACCCCTGAAGAAATTGCAGAATATATGGGGATAAGTGTGGATCAAGTATATCAAACTGTCCATGAACATTATTTTTCAAACGTTCTTTCTATTGATGAAAAAGTCAATGAAGATGACGATGAAGGACAAAAATCGTTTACCATAAAGGATGAAGGTTCTAAAACCCCTGAACAGAAGACGATGATGACCGAATTGATTGGTGACTTAGTAACTAAAATTAAGGAACTCAATAAAAACGAACAGCTTGTGCTGGACTTTTTTTATACTGAAGAAATGACGCTTACAGAAATTGGTGAAATTCTGGGTTTATCTACTTCTCGAATTTCTCAAATTCACTCGAAGGCGTTATTCAAACTTCGAAAACTATTATCATCTGAAATTGTCGATGGAGGGATATTATGA
- a CDS encoding RNA polymerase subunit sigma — MSLKGIELQIAIPKTFDAGKIAEQKHQQTQLNLDHANSLMERQGLKSKETVLESEEAAKTAADGHKQEQGQLQDGERQQKEEEKKTVHPYKGAFVDFTG; from the coding sequence ATGAGTCTGAAAGGGATTGAACTGCAAATTGCCATACCCAAAACCTTCGATGCTGGGAAAATCGCAGAACAAAAGCACCAACAGACTCAATTAAATCTGGACCATGCCAATTCCCTTATGGAACGGCAAGGTTTGAAATCCAAAGAAACTGTCTTGGAATCGGAAGAAGCCGCCAAGACGGCTGCCGATGGTCATAAACAGGAACAAGGTCAGCTGCAGGATGGGGAGCGACAACAAAAAGAAGAGGAAAAGAAGACGGTACACCCATATAAAGGTGCGTTCGTTGACTTTACAGGCTAA
- a CDS encoding chemotaxis protein CheD — protein sequence MVILNEVIRVGIADMNIVKEPMTIRTSGLGSCVGIVLYDEKKKIAGMVHIMLPDSNLGKSDRINAAKFADTGIYGLMELLKAEGVRPMALKAKIAGGSQMFQFGSSDTIRIGPRNVEAVKQELKRLSIPIIAEDTGGSSGRTIEFNPSLSMLTIRTVNLRTKEI from the coding sequence ATGGTGATTTTGAACGAGGTAATCAGGGTAGGAATAGCGGATATGAATATCGTCAAGGAACCGATGACAATTCGAACCTCTGGCCTGGGTTCATGTGTCGGAATTGTACTATACGATGAGAAGAAAAAGATTGCAGGTATGGTACATATCATGCTTCCGGATTCCAATCTTGGCAAATCGGATCGCATTAATGCCGCTAAGTTTGCGGATACCGGTATTTATGGGTTGATGGAATTGCTAAAGGCTGAAGGAGTCAGACCGATGGCATTGAAGGCGAAAATTGCAGGTGGTTCACAAATGTTTCAATTCGGTTCAAGCGATACAATTCGAATTGGTCCGCGAAACGTTGAAGCCGTTAAGCAAGAATTGAAACGATTGTCCATCCCGATTATTGCTGAAGATACAGGTGGATCGAGTGGCCGTACAATCGAATTCAATCCTTCACTATCAATGCTTACTATTCGAACAGTGAATTTAAGAACAAAAGAAATTTGA